The sequence below is a genomic window from Deinococcus sp. Marseille-Q6407.
TTGCCCCACTCCGACATGAATTTGCCGCCCTCAAAGACCCCGATGGTCATGTCCAGCTCGCCGCTGAGTACCGGCTGGACCAGCGTCTCCAGATGCTGCGGGGTAAGACCGATCAGGTCGGCGTCCAGCATGATGACCCACTCGGCCTGCGCCGCTTGCAGCCCAGCGTAGAGCGCGGCGCCTTTGCCGGCATTGGGCTGCAGGTCCAGCACCCGGGCGCCGGTGGCCTGCGCTGCAGGGACGGTCAGGTCACGGCTGCCGTCAGACACCACCACCACCTCGGGCGTGAAGTTCAGGGCCACCCGGGCCACCTCGGCCACCGTGGCTTCCTCGTTGAAGGCAGGGATAATCACGGCCACCTGGGCTGGGGCGAAGGACCGTGGCTGCGTGGGCTGGCTCATCGCCGTCAGTCTAGCAACTGCGCTGCCCGGGCTCCCGTGCCGGGCGCAGGCAGGCTTATAAACTGGAGGACTTTCAACCGGCAGCGGCCAGACCAGCTGTCTTCTCTCATCTCATGAAGCCTACTTTTCATTTTCTCATAAATAAGAGCTGACCTGGCCCTGAAACAGGCGGACGTGCAGGACGGAATTTCCCGGCTCCTGCTGCTACATGGTGAGCTGCCAGCAGGCAAGAAACCCTGCTTTTGCTCAAATGTGTTTGCGTTTCTCATGGAAACTGGCGACAGTATAACAATCATGAAGTCGCGTGCCCTGTTTCTTTCCATGCTGGTCGGCAGCGCCGGATGGGCTTCGGCGCAGACCGATCCTTTCCAGCGCACTGGCCCCTCCACGGATTATCCGGCGTTCGCCGGCAATGCCGCTGCCTTCGGAGCTGGCGGCCAGTCACAAGCGCAAGCGCAGCCGGCCGCCGCGCAGACGG
It includes:
- a CDS encoding glycosyltransferase family 2 protein, coding for MSQPTQPRSFAPAQVAVIIPAFNEEATVAEVARVALNFTPEVVVVSDGSRDLTVPAAQATGARVLDLQPNAGKGAALYAGLQAAQAEWVIMLDADLIGLTPQHLETLVQPVLSGELDMTIGVFEGGKFMSEWGNRLTPQLSGQRACSREWLLSVPRLQQERWPEPAITEHLEHTGLRWDYVELPEMGQVLKEKKRGLVKGVMYRTRMYADLLTYRVRRRRE